The Thermomonospora amylolytica sequence GCGAGACGCTGGCGACGGTGTTCCTGGACGTGTGGAGCGACCCGGCGCGGCGCGCCCCGCTGCTGGCCGTGCTGCGGTCGGCGATGACCAACGAGCAGGCCGCCACGATGATGCGGCAGTTCGTCAGCGCGACGCTGCTGCGCCCGGCCACCGAGCTGTACGGGATCCCGCCGATCCGGATCCAGGCGGCGGTGGGGCAGATGATCGGCGTGGCCATGCTCCGGTACGTGCTGGAGGTGGAGCCGATCGCGTCGGCCGCCCCGCAGGAGCTGGTGGCGATGCTGGCCCCGGTGCTGCAGCACCACCTCGAGCACGGGTGACTTGTGGGGGGCGACCCCCACACCCCCCGCGGCGGTCCGGGCATCCTCGCCGGCCCGTCCTGCGCTCGCCCGGGGGCTCGCTCCGGACGGGCCGGCTGCGGTGCCCGGACCGCTCAGGTGAACCGCCGCTCCGCTGGCGCTCCGCGGCGGTTCACCTGGGCTGCCGCGCTTCGGTTGCGGTGGATGGGCGGGGTTTCCACCTGCCGCGTTCTGCCGGTCAGTCCTTCCGTGCCCTTGACCGGGGTGTCGTACGGACATAAATTCAACGCATGATGAGTTCTGTTCCGGCAGGCCCTCCGGACGCCGCCGTCAGCGTCCGCGACCTGCGGGTCGAGCGGGGCGGCCGGGAGGTGCTGCGCGGGATCGGGTTCGACGTTCCGCGCGGCGCCGTGGTCGGCCTGCTCGGGCCCAGCGGCTGCGGCAAGACCACGCTGATGCGCGCCATCGTGGGCGTGCAGATCGTCAAGGGCGGCGCCGTCACCGTGCTCGGCCGCCCGGCGGGCAGCCCCGAGCTGCGCCGCCGCGTCGGGTACTCGACCCAGGGCGCCGCCGTCTACACCGACCTGACCGTCCGGGAGAACCTGCGCTACTTCGCCGCGGTGCTCGGCGCGCCGCGCGGCGACGTGGACCGGGTGCTGGCGGAGGTCGGGCTCACCGACCACCGCGACCAGGTGGCCGGGACGCTGTCCGGCGGGCAGCTCAGCCGCGCCAGCCTGGCGGTCGCCCTGCTCGGCGCCCCCGAGC is a genomic window containing:
- a CDS encoding TetR/AcrR family transcriptional regulator → MTTGATGRPGRRPGPTETREKILACARRLFAEKGYDGASLRGIAREAGVDPALVHHFFGGKQGVFVAAMQFPLDPGVLLERIAQAPRDRLGETLATVFLDVWSDPARRAPLLAVLRSAMTNEQAATMMRQFVSATLLRPATELYGIPPIRIQAAVGQMIGVAMLRYVLEVEPIASAAPQELVAMLAPVLQHHLEHG
- a CDS encoding ABC transporter ATP-binding protein: MMSSVPAGPPDAAVSVRDLRVERGGREVLRGIGFDVPRGAVVGLLGPSGCGKTTLMRAIVGVQIVKGGAVTVLGRPAGSPELRRRVGYSTQGAAVYTDLTVRENLRYFAAVLGAPRGDVDRVLAEVGLTDHRDQVAGTLSGGQLSRASLAVALLGAPELLVLDEPTVGLDPVLRQELWELFHRLAARGTTLLVSSHVMDEAGRCQRLLLMREGEILADDSPDALRERAGATDLEQVFLHLIGDRAVAS